Proteins found in one Sporosarcina jeotgali genomic segment:
- a CDS encoding class I SAM-dependent methyltransferase: protein MRRILPHSKRLLTEVISEGDIVVDATMGNGNDTVFLAQAVGSTGKVYAFDIQQQALEATKERLGDLYSRTDLILDSHSCIRKYVPEGITAAVFNLGFLPNQNDHAVITHPDTTVRALQETLKLLKPGGMITIAVYDGHPGGPEERDAVLGFVQQLNAKQYQVVRHEVVNQQNHPPFLLIIEKTSRNV, encoded by the coding sequence TTGCGGCGAATTTTGCCACACTCCAAACGGCTGCTGACAGAAGTAATATCTGAAGGAGACATTGTGGTAGACGCCACGATGGGCAATGGCAATGATACGGTTTTCCTGGCGCAGGCCGTCGGTTCAACCGGCAAAGTATATGCATTCGATATCCAGCAGCAAGCACTTGAAGCGACCAAAGAGCGTCTTGGCGATCTTTACAGCCGTACCGATTTAATCCTCGACAGCCATTCCTGTATTCGTAAATATGTCCCTGAAGGAATAACAGCGGCGGTGTTCAACTTAGGGTTTTTGCCTAACCAAAACGACCATGCTGTGATTACACATCCAGACACTACTGTACGAGCGCTTCAAGAAACACTTAAGCTGCTTAAACCTGGAGGGATGATAACAATCGCTGTCTACGATGGTCATCCGGGCGGTCCTGAAGAACGCGATGCTGTATTAGGATTTGTTCAGCAATTAAATGCAAAACAGTATCAGGTCGTTCGGCATGAAGTCGTCAACCAGCAAAATCACCCTCCTTTTTTACTGATCATTGAAAAAACAAGCCGTAATGTGTAA
- a CDS encoding HEAT repeat domain-containing protein: MKQFETALPEHYETLKKQANYTSSWRDRLDAVEKLSAYQHEKVIDLLKNRMQHDTVYKVQAAAYEALAAFGENVEKPSPARFDIIKNTDKILLRVKKSLPKDHTAADFADKLKRMRLDVYDAYEGDKGEQFMNWLEERWAKL, from the coding sequence TTGAAACAGTTTGAAACCGCATTACCTGAACACTATGAAACATTAAAAAAACAGGCAAATTATACATCCAGCTGGCGAGATCGTTTAGATGCAGTAGAAAAACTGTCGGCTTATCAGCACGAAAAAGTGATAGATTTATTAAAAAATCGTATGCAACATGATACTGTTTACAAGGTGCAAGCAGCAGCCTATGAAGCTCTGGCAGCGTTTGGCGAGAATGTAGAGAAGCCATCACCTGCACGTTTTGATATCATCAAAAATACAGACAAAATTCTCTTGCGCGTGAAAAAGAGCCTGCCGAAGGATCACACAGCGGCAGACTTTGCGGATAAACTAAAACGCATGCGATTAGATGTCTATGATGCATACGAAGGTGACAAGGGTGAACAATTTATGAACTGGTTAGAGGAACGCTGGGCAAAACTGTAA
- a CDS encoding TIGR01212 family radical SAM protein (This family includes YhcC from E. coli K-12, an uncharacterized radical SAM protein.) yields MEENNYPFPSDGTRYHTWSRHLKDRFGFKVFKVALDAGFDCPNRDGTVAFGGCTFCSAAGSGDFAGDRVDPIDVQFAEIRDRMHKKWKSGKYMAYFQAYTNTHAPLEKLKEKFEAALAQEGVVALSIATRPDCLPDDVVEYLAELNERTYLWVELGLQTVHEKTAKLVNRAHDFELYKEGVQKLRNHNINVCTHIINGLPGEDLDMMKETASEVAKLDVQGIKIHLLHLLKGTPMVKQYEKGMLEFLDQETYVNLVVDQLEMLPPEMIVHRITGDGPIDLLIGPMWSVTKWDVLNDITRELERRDSWQGKHYKKAVAPL; encoded by the coding sequence ATGGAAGAAAACAACTATCCGTTTCCGTCTGACGGGACACGCTATCATACATGGTCACGTCATTTGAAAGACCGATTCGGTTTTAAAGTATTTAAAGTAGCTCTTGATGCTGGATTCGACTGTCCGAACCGGGATGGCACGGTTGCATTTGGCGGCTGCACGTTTTGCAGTGCTGCCGGTTCTGGCGATTTTGCCGGAGACCGTGTCGATCCAATTGATGTTCAATTTGCGGAAATCCGCGACCGCATGCATAAGAAATGGAAAAGCGGCAAGTATATGGCCTATTTTCAAGCCTATACGAATACACATGCACCTCTTGAGAAGTTAAAAGAGAAATTTGAAGCGGCGCTCGCACAAGAAGGTGTTGTCGCATTGTCCATCGCAACACGTCCGGATTGTCTGCCTGACGATGTTGTCGAATATCTGGCAGAGCTGAATGAGCGCACGTACTTATGGGTTGAACTCGGATTGCAAACAGTTCATGAGAAAACTGCAAAACTTGTCAATCGCGCCCATGACTTCGAACTTTATAAAGAAGGCGTCCAAAAGTTGCGCAATCATAACATCAACGTGTGCACACACATCATCAACGGACTGCCTGGTGAAGATTTGGATATGATGAAAGAAACAGCGAGCGAAGTTGCAAAACTGGATGTACAAGGCATTAAAATTCACTTGCTTCATTTATTGAAAGGCACACCGATGGTCAAGCAATATGAAAAAGGAATGCTTGAATTCCTGGACCAGGAGACTTATGTAAATCTAGTCGTGGATCAGCTGGAAATGCTGCCGCCTGAAATGATTGTCCACCGCATTACTGGTGACGGTCCAATTGACTTGCTCATCGGACCGATGTGGAGTGTCACGAAATGGGATGTATTGAACGATATTACGCGTGAACTGGAACGCCGGGACAGCTGGCAAGGAAAGCATTACAAGAAAGCGGTCGCTCCGCTGTGA